The following coding sequences are from one Geothrix sp. window:
- a CDS encoding MoaD/ThiS family protein → MPRVAFTRNLQRHVACPPCAVAGATVRESLEAAFALYPRLQGYVLDEHGALRFHMSIYVDGVPIADRKGLADPVPEGAEIFVMQALSGG, encoded by the coding sequence ATGCCCCGCGTCGCGTTCACCCGCAACCTCCAGCGCCACGTGGCCTGCCCGCCCTGCGCGGTGGCGGGCGCGACCGTGCGCGAGAGCCTGGAGGCGGCCTTCGCCCTCTACCCGAGGCTCCAGGGCTACGTGCTGGATGAGCACGGTGCGCTGAGGTTCCACATGTCCATCTACGTGGATGGCGTGCCCATCGCGGACCGCAAGGGGCTTGCGGACCCCGTGCCCGAGGGTGCCGAGATCTTCGTCATGCAGGCCCTGTCTGGAGGTTGA
- a CDS encoding WD40/YVTN/BNR-like repeat-containing protein: MSDQLLVSTRKGLFSARRKGKGSWALDEAFFLGDNVSLSMRDPRDGAWYAALDHGHFGAKLHRSRDRGATWEEIGVPAYPTPPEGHVEKDFLGREIPWRLIRFWCLTPGLASQPGLLWAGTLPGGLFWSEDLGATWQMVESLWTMPERRKWAGGGADVPGIHSVCVDPRNGDRVVVAVSSGGVWHTTDRGQTWTAHTKGMRADYAPPELVEAPESQDPHRLVQCPAQPDHWWVQHHNGIFRSTDDAMSWTEITEVQPSVFGFPVVVHPKDPDTAWFVPAIKDEKRIPVEGRVVVNRTRDGGRSFETLHRGLPQGWAYDLVYRHALDLDASGERLAFGSTTGSVWISENQGDDWLTLAEHLPPVHAVTFV; this comes from the coding sequence ATGTCCGACCAGCTGCTCGTGTCCACCCGCAAGGGACTCTTCTCCGCCCGCCGCAAGGGAAAGGGGAGCTGGGCCCTGGACGAGGCCTTCTTCCTGGGGGACAACGTGTCGCTCAGCATGCGGGATCCCCGCGATGGCGCCTGGTACGCGGCCCTGGACCATGGCCACTTCGGCGCGAAGCTGCACCGCTCGCGGGACCGCGGCGCCACCTGGGAGGAGATCGGCGTGCCCGCCTATCCCACGCCGCCCGAAGGCCACGTGGAGAAGGACTTCCTGGGCCGCGAGATCCCCTGGCGCCTCATCCGCTTCTGGTGCCTCACGCCAGGCCTCGCCTCGCAGCCGGGCCTGCTCTGGGCCGGGACGCTGCCGGGCGGCCTCTTCTGGAGCGAGGACCTGGGCGCCACCTGGCAGATGGTGGAATCGCTCTGGACCATGCCCGAGCGTCGCAAGTGGGCCGGGGGCGGCGCCGACGTGCCGGGCATCCACTCCGTCTGCGTGGATCCCCGGAACGGCGACCGCGTGGTGGTGGCCGTCTCCAGCGGCGGCGTATGGCACACCACGGACCGCGGCCAGACCTGGACCGCGCACACCAAGGGCATGCGGGCGGACTACGCGCCGCCCGAGCTGGTGGAGGCCCCGGAATCCCAGGATCCCCACCGCCTGGTGCAGTGCCCCGCGCAGCCCGATCACTGGTGGGTGCAGCACCACAACGGCATCTTCCGCAGCACGGACGACGCCATGAGCTGGACCGAGATCACGGAGGTGCAGCCCTCGGTCTTCGGCTTCCCCGTGGTGGTGCATCCGAAGGATCCCGATACGGCCTGGTTCGTGCCCGCCATCAAGGACGAGAAGCGGATCCCCGTGGAGGGCAGGGTGGTGGTGAACCGCACCCGGGACGGCGGCCGCAGCTTCGAGACCCTGCACCGGGGCCTGCCCCAGGGCTGGGCCTACGACCTGGTCTACCGCCATGCGCTGGATCTGGATGCCAGCGGCGAGCGCCTGGCCTTCGGCTCCACCACGGGCTCGGTGTGGATCAGCGAGAACCAGGGCGACGACTGGCTCACCCTGGCCGAGCACCTGCCGCCGGTGCATGCCGTGACTTTTGTGTGA
- the mtgA gene encoding monofunctional biosynthetic peptidoglycan transglycosylase, which translates to MAKQKRGWKRRILVGLAWALGLFLALNIILVLVFRFVPVPTSGLMVQRRVESWSSGKPYASRHRWVPLEEIAPSLGVAVIAAEDQNFTDHFGFDWQAIEKAVQHNEKSRRKRGASTVSQQTAKNLFLWNSRSWTRKGLEAWFTLLIEAGWSKKRILEVYLNIVEFGDGIYGAEAAARTYFGKSARRLTPSEAALLAAVLPNPRKFKANAPSEYIRGRQGWILNQMRQLGGDQVVKDLEA; encoded by the coding sequence ATGGCGAAGCAGAAGCGGGGGTGGAAGCGGCGGATCCTGGTGGGGCTGGCCTGGGCCCTGGGCCTTTTTCTTGCGTTGAACATCATCCTGGTGCTGGTGTTCCGGTTCGTGCCGGTGCCGACCTCGGGGCTGATGGTGCAGCGGCGGGTGGAGTCCTGGTCCAGCGGCAAGCCTTATGCCTCGCGTCACCGCTGGGTGCCCCTGGAGGAGATCGCCCCCAGCCTGGGCGTGGCGGTCATCGCGGCGGAGGACCAGAACTTCACCGACCACTTCGGCTTCGACTGGCAGGCCATTGAGAAGGCGGTGCAGCACAACGAGAAGAGCCGCCGCAAGCGGGGCGCGTCCACGGTCTCGCAGCAGACGGCCAAGAACCTCTTCCTGTGGAACAGCCGCTCCTGGACGCGGAAGGGGTTGGAGGCCTGGTTCACGCTGCTCATCGAGGCCGGCTGGTCCAAGAAGCGGATCCTCGAGGTCTACCTGAACATCGTGGAGTTCGGCGATGGCATCTACGGGGCGGAGGCCGCCGCGCGCACCTACTTCGGCAAGTCCGCCAGGCGGCTGACGCCCTCGGAGGCGGCCCTCCTGGCGGCGGTGCTCCCCAACCCCCGCAAGTTCAAGGCGAACGCCCCCAGCGAGTACATTCGCGGACGGCAGGGCTGGATCCTCAACCAGATGCGCCAGCTGGGCGGCGATCAGGTGGTGAAGGACCTTGAAGCCTGA
- a CDS encoding adenosylcobalamin-dependent ribonucleoside-diphosphate reductase has translation MKIARHFTKAGHDPLEGIPFVPRTSRISKLDGTVVFEAKDVMVPETWSQVAVDILAQKYFRRKGIDAQNNGEKDARQVFHRLAGCWRHWGETHHYFDTTEDAQAFCDELTYMLANQMCAPNSPQWFNTGLHYAYGISGPAQGHSFVNPVTGGLEKSTSAYERPQPHACFIQSVADDLVNEGGIMDLWTREARIFKYGSGTGTNFSKVRGSEEPLSGGGRSSGLMSFLAVGDRAAGAIKSGGTTRRAAKMVCLDLDHPDIEAFIDWKVTEERKVAMMAAGSAVVRRHWDAICKSVEGSTTKDADPKTNEALRKALARAKREGVPAAFLTQCLGRLAEGDFARDLEGYDTSWDGEGYLTVGGMNSNNSVRVPDPFMRALEMDGDWELKRRIDGKTSKKLRAKDLWEKVNRAAWACADPGIQFNTTINDWHTCPEDGPINASNPCSEYMFLDDTACNLASLNLCTFLTEDGGFDLVGYRHAIRLWTVVLEVSVLMAQFPSEAIAQLSYDFRTLGLGYANLGAMLMRMGIPYDSVEGTQWCAALTAILTGDAYAASAEMARELGPFPGYQRNADHMLRVVRNHRRAAYNAPASEYEQLSIRPQGLHGAGVPKRIVEAARESWDTALTYGEQWGFRNAQVTVLAPTGTIGLLMDCDTTGVEPDFALVKFKKLAGGGYFKLVNRAIPEALARLGYSPKQIQEIERHVVGWLQITDETPGITRSMLKGNGWADEEIALVEQKLPTAFDPAYAIDVDRLKKDFSSEQVEAFLLGLSGSMTVEGAPHLKDEHLPIFDCANRCGRTGRRYIAPMGHLRMMGAAQPFLSGAISKTINLPAEATVNEIGGIYEASWQLMLKAVALYRDGSKMSQAMATNLDLLDGADTLMDDQATAAEKTPAVAQALTNQLVRTYRRRMPNRRGGYTQAVSVGGTKIYLRTGEYEDGSLGEIFLDIHREGAALRAILNCFAIAVSMGLQHGVPLEEFCDAFLFTRFEPGGMVMGSDTIKMSTSLIDFVFRELAISYLGRYDLAHVDADQVVNPTTGLRPSSQAPGLAAAMPSLPTGTPLPFPETTGTGAPSSPAPALEPVLVAVSGARTAVSAAQAAREKGYTGDPCPECGHLTLVRNGACMKCQTCGATTGCS, from the coding sequence ATGAAGATTGCCCGCCATTTCACCAAGGCAGGTCACGATCCCCTGGAAGGAATTCCCTTCGTCCCGCGCACCAGCCGCATCTCCAAGCTCGACGGCACCGTGGTGTTCGAGGCCAAGGACGTGATGGTGCCCGAGACCTGGTCCCAGGTGGCCGTGGACATCCTGGCCCAGAAGTATTTCCGCCGGAAGGGCATCGACGCCCAGAACAATGGCGAGAAGGACGCGCGGCAGGTGTTCCACCGGCTGGCCGGCTGCTGGCGCCACTGGGGCGAGACGCACCACTACTTCGACACCACCGAGGACGCGCAGGCCTTCTGCGACGAGCTCACCTACATGCTCGCCAACCAGATGTGCGCGCCCAACTCGCCGCAGTGGTTCAACACGGGCCTGCACTACGCCTACGGCATCAGCGGACCGGCCCAGGGCCACAGCTTCGTCAATCCCGTCACCGGCGGGCTCGAGAAGTCCACCTCGGCCTATGAGCGCCCCCAGCCCCATGCCTGCTTCATCCAGAGCGTGGCCGACGACCTCGTGAATGAGGGCGGCATCATGGACCTGTGGACCCGCGAGGCGCGCATCTTCAAGTACGGCTCCGGCACGGGCACCAACTTCTCCAAGGTGCGCGGCTCCGAGGAACCGCTGTCGGGCGGCGGCCGCAGCTCGGGCCTCATGAGCTTCCTGGCCGTGGGCGACCGCGCCGCCGGCGCCATCAAGAGCGGCGGCACCACGCGCCGCGCCGCCAAGATGGTCTGCCTCGACCTGGACCACCCCGACATCGAGGCCTTCATCGACTGGAAGGTCACCGAGGAACGCAAGGTGGCCATGATGGCCGCCGGCAGCGCCGTGGTGCGCCGCCACTGGGATGCCATCTGCAAGTCCGTGGAGGGCTCCACCACCAAGGATGCCGATCCCAAGACCAACGAGGCCCTGCGCAAGGCCCTGGCCCGCGCCAAGCGCGAGGGCGTGCCCGCCGCATTCCTCACCCAGTGCCTGGGCCGCCTGGCCGAGGGCGACTTCGCCCGCGATCTCGAGGGCTACGACACCTCCTGGGATGGCGAAGGCTACCTCACCGTGGGCGGCATGAACTCCAACAACTCGGTGCGCGTGCCCGATCCCTTCATGCGCGCCCTGGAGATGGATGGCGACTGGGAGCTGAAGCGTCGCATCGACGGCAAGACCAGCAAAAAGCTCCGCGCCAAGGACCTCTGGGAGAAGGTGAACCGCGCCGCCTGGGCCTGCGCCGATCCCGGCATCCAGTTCAACACCACCATCAACGACTGGCACACCTGCCCCGAGGACGGCCCCATCAACGCGAGCAATCCCTGCTCCGAGTACATGTTCCTGGATGACACGGCCTGCAACCTGGCCTCCCTGAACCTGTGCACCTTCCTCACCGAGGACGGCGGCTTCGACCTGGTGGGCTACCGCCACGCCATCCGCCTCTGGACGGTGGTGCTCGAAGTCAGCGTGCTCATGGCCCAGTTCCCCAGCGAGGCCATCGCGCAGCTCAGCTACGACTTCCGCACCCTGGGCCTAGGCTACGCCAACCTGGGCGCCATGCTCATGCGCATGGGCATCCCCTACGACAGCGTCGAGGGCACCCAGTGGTGCGCGGCCCTCACCGCCATCCTCACGGGCGACGCCTACGCCGCCAGCGCCGAGATGGCGCGGGAGCTGGGGCCCTTCCCCGGCTACCAGCGCAACGCCGACCACATGCTGCGGGTCGTCCGCAACCACCGCCGCGCCGCCTACAACGCCCCGGCCTCGGAGTACGAGCAGCTCTCCATCCGCCCCCAGGGCCTGCATGGCGCCGGCGTGCCCAAGCGCATCGTCGAGGCCGCCCGCGAGAGCTGGGACACGGCGCTCACCTACGGCGAGCAGTGGGGCTTCCGCAACGCCCAGGTGACGGTGCTGGCCCCCACGGGCACCATCGGCCTGCTCATGGATTGCGACACCACCGGCGTCGAGCCCGACTTCGCCCTGGTGAAGTTCAAGAAGCTGGCCGGCGGCGGCTACTTCAAGCTGGTGAACCGCGCCATCCCCGAGGCCCTGGCGCGCCTGGGCTACAGCCCGAAGCAGATCCAGGAGATCGAGCGGCACGTGGTGGGCTGGCTGCAGATCACCGACGAGACGCCCGGCATCACCCGCAGCATGCTCAAGGGCAACGGCTGGGCCGACGAGGAGATCGCCCTGGTGGAGCAGAAGCTCCCCACCGCCTTCGATCCCGCCTATGCCATCGACGTGGATCGCCTGAAGAAGGACTTCAGCTCCGAGCAGGTGGAGGCCTTCCTGCTTGGCCTCAGCGGCTCCATGACCGTGGAGGGCGCGCCCCACCTCAAGGATGAGCACCTGCCCATCTTCGACTGCGCCAACCGCTGCGGCCGCACGGGCCGGCGCTACATCGCCCCCATGGGCCACCTGCGCATGATGGGCGCGGCCCAGCCCTTCCTCAGCGGCGCCATCAGCAAGACCATCAACCTGCCTGCGGAAGCCACCGTGAACGAGATCGGCGGCATCTACGAGGCCAGCTGGCAGCTCATGCTGAAGGCCGTGGCTCTCTACCGCGACGGCTCGAAGATGAGCCAGGCCATGGCCACCAACCTCGACCTGCTGGACGGTGCCGACACGCTCATGGACGACCAGGCCACCGCCGCGGAGAAGACGCCCGCCGTGGCCCAGGCCCTCACGAACCAGCTGGTGCGCACCTACCGGCGCCGCATGCCCAACCGCCGCGGCGGCTACACCCAGGCCGTGAGCGTGGGCGGCACCAAGATCTACCTCCGCACCGGCGAATACGAGGACGGCAGCCTCGGCGAGATCTTCCTCGACATCCACCGGGAAGGCGCCGCCCTGCGCGCCATCCTCAACTGCTTCGCCATCGCCGTGAGCATGGGCCTGCAGCACGGGGTGCCCCTGGAAGAGTTCTGTGATGCCTTCCTGTTCACCCGCTTCGAGCCGGGCGGCATGGTCATGGGCAGCGACACCATCAAGATGAGCACCAGCCTCATCGACTTCGTCTTCCGCGAGCTGGCCATCAGCTACCTGGGCCGCTACGACCTGGCCCACGTGGACGCCGACCAGGTGGTGAACCCCACCACGGGGCTGCGGCCCAGCAGCCAGGCCCCCGGCCTCGCCGCCGCCATGCCCAGCCTGCCCACGGGCACGCCCCTGCCCTTCCCCGAGACCACGGGCACCGGCGCCCCGTCCAGCCCCGCCCCGGCACTCGAGCCCGTGCTCGTCGCCGTCTCCGGCGCCAGGACCGCGGTCAGCGCCGCCCAGGCCGCCCGCGAGAAGGGCTACACCGGCGATCCCTGCCCCGAGTGCGGCCACCTCACCCTGGTGCGCAACGGCGCCTGCATGAAGTGCCAGACCTGCGGGGCCACCACGGGCTGCAGCTAG
- a CDS encoding sensor histidine kinase: protein MSRLKSMVLWKSILLTTLCALAIFGLWWWGLVHSVETQGQARAEGSLAQVQQIITREFLRAEETGTAFGLWWTREEGRLDGPGSLQSVIPFLEKGAIITNLILSREDGDSACVVRKDGAWNLVLFKGGRNPRRYLVQQGRWVPGPIDGREVYEARERHWYRFGAAQTAPAWTPEAYRYYTSTVAGFTFTVPVRNARGALVGVVGVDVSLEELTHLIWENRPTPGSRMIATDPAGRLLVPPRLPGMLDQGTRFRNQLAALSPGPRGDLLMGTVAAPPGEGLTFLDAGKSYVSASGTYATKGEPRMNLHMAIPTEDLFPGQRRFAVFTFLLALAAVLGVAWTMLDLHQRVVRPMSQLAKSATSSPGDSAEAMDFDSDIWELQRVGEKLRLAGRADRERERLLHQVEHSQRVDSVGMLAPGIVHDVNNQLTMVLGQITICQTLLEAHPELQPHLHAAEGATIKCAEVLRALMDYSRPDLGRREQLSLNVVVQEAAALLRRVLGRAVRIETELAPDLPLLFGEPVKLQQVLVNLGLNARDAMPDGGLLLLRTCRAGDGACLEVKDGGCGMSEEVKQRVFEPFFTTKEAGKGTGLGLSMVANIVAAHGGQIQVESEPGTGTRFRIEFPPSLRKRSGLAGEVADLESTGA, encoded by the coding sequence ATGTCCCGGCTCAAGAGCATGGTGCTGTGGAAGTCGATCCTTCTGACCACCCTTTGCGCCCTGGCCATCTTCGGCCTCTGGTGGTGGGGGCTCGTCCACTCCGTGGAGACCCAGGGCCAGGCCCGCGCTGAGGGCTCCCTGGCCCAGGTCCAGCAGATCATCACCCGCGAGTTCCTGAGGGCCGAAGAGACCGGAACCGCCTTCGGCCTGTGGTGGACCCGGGAGGAGGGCCGCCTGGATGGCCCCGGCAGCCTCCAGAGCGTCATCCCCTTCCTGGAGAAGGGCGCCATCATCACGAACCTCATCCTCAGCCGCGAGGATGGGGATTCCGCCTGCGTCGTGCGGAAGGACGGGGCCTGGAACCTGGTGCTCTTCAAGGGCGGCCGGAATCCCAGGCGCTACCTGGTGCAGCAGGGCCGCTGGGTGCCGGGCCCCATCGACGGACGGGAGGTCTACGAGGCCCGCGAACGCCACTGGTACCGGTTCGGGGCGGCCCAGACGGCCCCGGCCTGGACCCCGGAGGCCTACCGGTACTACACCTCCACCGTGGCGGGGTTCACCTTCACGGTCCCCGTCCGCAATGCCCGGGGGGCCCTGGTGGGCGTCGTCGGCGTGGATGTCTCCCTGGAGGAGCTGACCCACCTGATCTGGGAGAACCGGCCCACCCCGGGTTCCCGGATGATCGCCACGGACCCCGCCGGCCGCCTGCTCGTGCCCCCGCGCCTGCCCGGGATGCTGGATCAGGGCACCCGGTTCCGGAACCAGCTGGCCGCCCTCTCCCCGGGGCCCAGGGGCGACCTGCTGATGGGGACCGTGGCCGCGCCGCCCGGGGAGGGGCTCACCTTCCTCGATGCCGGCAAGTCCTATGTGAGCGCCTCGGGCACCTATGCCACCAAGGGAGAGCCCCGCATGAACCTCCACATGGCCATCCCAACGGAGGATCTCTTTCCCGGCCAGCGGCGCTTCGCGGTCTTCACCTTCCTCCTGGCCCTGGCCGCGGTCCTCGGCGTGGCCTGGACCATGCTGGACCTCCACCAGCGCGTGGTGCGACCCATGAGCCAGCTGGCCAAGTCGGCGACCTCGTCCCCGGGGGATTCCGCCGAGGCCATGGACTTCGATTCCGACATCTGGGAGCTGCAGCGCGTCGGTGAGAAGCTGCGCCTGGCGGGCCGGGCCGACCGCGAGCGGGAGCGCCTGCTGCATCAGGTGGAACACAGCCAGCGCGTGGACTCCGTGGGGATGCTGGCCCCGGGCATCGTCCATGACGTGAACAACCAGCTGACCATGGTGCTGGGCCAGATCACCATCTGCCAGACCCTCCTCGAAGCCCACCCCGAGCTGCAGCCGCACCTCCACGCGGCCGAGGGCGCCACCATCAAGTGCGCAGAGGTGCTCCGCGCGCTCATGGATTACAGCCGGCCCGACCTGGGCCGCCGGGAACAGCTGAGCCTGAACGTCGTGGTGCAGGAGGCAGCCGCGCTCCTGCGGCGGGTGCTGGGGAGGGCCGTCCGGATCGAGACGGAGCTTGCCCCCGACCTTCCCCTGCTGTTCGGCGAGCCGGTGAAGCTCCAGCAGGTGCTGGTGAACCTGGGGCTGAACGCCCGCGACGCCATGCCCGATGGCGGGCTGCTCCTGCTGCGGACCTGCCGGGCCGGCGACGGCGCCTGCCTGGAGGTGAAGGACGGCGGCTGCGGCATGAGCGAAGAGGTGAAGCAGCGGGTCTTCGAGCCCTTCTTCACCACCAAGGAGGCGGGCAAGGGCACGGGCCTGGGGCTATCCATGGTCGCCAACATCGTCGCCGCCCACGGCGGGCAGATCCAAGTCGAATCCGAACCCGGCACCGGCACCCGCTTCCGCATCGAATTCCCCCCTTCCCTGCGCAAGCGGTCAGGCTTGGCAGGCGAGGTGGCGGATCTGGAATCGACCGGGGCCTAG
- a CDS encoding HEAT repeat domain-containing protein has translation MRQNPFEMFLDRLDPTWRGDQLAFFRTLADVGRGAVPELAERVLKASCPAAMRQLVLEASFYRPWPEWIPITSRLLRHEKDPAIFESGARALGRMGTPEALAALRELAQTRATQPFRDILDLVLRESDPTEAFHHHFARLLQGSAQPADANEGAHQLAKLLSPEALESIRTLASHPDLLVYRHALRLLGQIQSPEAADCLLELLEEAHQDALADREVRTQLTAFRSMARPDVQAQVIQLLAQRWEARDPAIAVDLGSDQPDRVQSAIRTIRDGEPGLFDTFLLDTLVASQEEKPAHLARHLGQAGEQAAQRARRLEFALDATSQGLADLADQGCIDPQRLLNPLAECLRRNTGRAGVASALARLVPVTSEELLDLLVQEPDGALRVAALEVLGERRDPALRATLLKLRRDPISDLAQRTLWHLGQLPDPEGLALDRLALADPEEVKVGLRFIAMHQLDALVPRLLDLVSSEPQEVILVATLETLGALGSAQAVDPLLTLLHSGQSARVQVALAQALRDLGDPAGAIALCGKAVELNSPELHTLAVEALARAHATAQQPLPLTQTRALDGAVRAAWNARNPSWSLRRRLGDALVALQLEHRPSWVDFASLIQETLHEKRPSGTVPTEDLAPLQTAARALAQKANG, from the coding sequence ATGAGGCAGAACCCCTTCGAGATGTTCCTGGACCGCCTGGACCCGACCTGGCGCGGGGATCAGCTGGCCTTCTTCCGCACCCTCGCCGACGTGGGCCGCGGGGCCGTGCCCGAGCTGGCCGAGCGCGTCCTCAAGGCCTCCTGCCCGGCCGCCATGCGGCAGCTGGTGCTCGAGGCCAGCTTCTACCGCCCCTGGCCCGAGTGGATCCCCATCACCAGCCGCCTGCTGCGCCACGAGAAGGATCCGGCCATCTTCGAATCCGGCGCCCGGGCCCTGGGCCGGATGGGCACGCCGGAGGCCCTGGCGGCGCTGCGGGAGCTGGCCCAGACCCGGGCCACCCAACCTTTCCGCGACATCCTCGACCTCGTGCTCCGCGAGTCGGATCCCACCGAGGCCTTCCACCACCACTTCGCCCGCCTGCTCCAGGGCAGCGCCCAGCCCGCCGACGCCAACGAGGGCGCCCACCAGCTGGCGAAGCTGCTCAGCCCGGAGGCCCTGGAATCCATCCGCACCTTGGCCAGCCATCCGGATCTGCTGGTCTATCGCCACGCCCTCCGGCTGCTGGGGCAGATCCAGTCCCCGGAGGCCGCGGACTGCCTGCTCGAGCTGCTGGAGGAGGCCCACCAGGACGCCCTGGCGGACCGGGAGGTGCGCACCCAGCTCACGGCCTTCCGTTCCATGGCCCGGCCGGACGTGCAGGCCCAGGTCATCCAGCTGCTGGCCCAGCGCTGGGAGGCCAGGGATCCCGCCATCGCCGTGGACCTGGGCTCCGACCAACCCGATCGGGTCCAGAGTGCGATCCGCACGATCCGCGACGGGGAGCCCGGGCTCTTCGACACTTTCCTGCTGGACACCCTGGTGGCCTCGCAGGAGGAGAAGCCGGCCCACCTCGCCCGCCACCTGGGCCAGGCGGGCGAGCAGGCTGCCCAGCGCGCCCGGCGCCTGGAGTTCGCCCTGGATGCGACATCCCAGGGGCTGGCGGATCTCGCCGACCAGGGCTGCATCGATCCCCAGCGGCTGCTGAATCCCCTGGCCGAGTGTCTCCGAAGGAACACCGGTCGGGCCGGGGTCGCCTCGGCACTGGCGCGCCTGGTGCCGGTGACGTCGGAGGAGCTGCTCGACCTGCTCGTGCAGGAGCCGGACGGCGCCCTGCGGGTGGCGGCCCTGGAGGTGCTGGGCGAGCGGCGGGATCCCGCCCTGCGGGCCACGCTCCTGAAGCTGCGGCGGGATCCCATCTCGGACCTGGCCCAGCGGACCCTCTGGCACCTGGGCCAGCTGCCGGATCCCGAGGGCCTGGCCCTGGATCGCCTGGCCCTGGCCGATCCCGAAGAGGTCAAGGTGGGGCTGCGCTTCATCGCCATGCACCAGCTGGATGCGCTCGTGCCCAGGCTCCTTGACCTGGTCAGCTCCGAGCCCCAGGAGGTGATCCTGGTGGCCACCCTGGAGACCCTCGGCGCCCTGGGTTCCGCCCAGGCCGTGGATCCGCTCCTGACCCTGCTCCACTCCGGGCAGAGCGCCCGCGTCCAGGTGGCCCTGGCCCAGGCCCTGCGCGACCTGGGCGATCCCGCCGGGGCCATCGCTCTCTGTGGCAAGGCCGTTGAACTGAACTCGCCGGAGCTCCACACGCTGGCCGTGGAGGCCCTGGCCCGGGCCCACGCCACCGCCCAGCAGCCCCTGCCCCTGACCCAGACCCGCGCCCTGGATGGGGCGGTCCGCGCCGCCTGGAATGCCCGCAACCCCTCCTGGTCGCTGCGCCGCCGGCTCGGGGACGCCCTGGTGGCCCTGCAGCTGGAACACCGTCCCTCCTGGGTCGATTTCGCCAGCCTCATCCAGGAGACGCTGCACGAGAAGCGGCCCTCCGGTACCGTGCCCACCGAGGATCTCGCCCCCCTGCAGACCGCCGCCCGGGCCCTCGCCCAGAAGGCGAATGGCTGA
- a CDS encoding malate dehydrogenase → MKTPVRVAVTGAAGQIGYSLLFRIASGAMLGNDQPVILQLLEITPALKALNGVVMELNDCAFPLLAGIVTSDDPMVAFKDADYALLVGALPRKAGMERADLLNANGGIFKPQGNALSEVASRNVKVLVVGNPANTNAFIALSNAPKLKATQFHAMVRLDHNRAISQLAEKTGKPVTAIKNMTIWGNHSVTQFPDLYHATVDGKNAYDLVNDHAWYDTSYIPTVAKRGAAIIEARGLSSAASAANAAIDHMRSWAMGTPEGEWTSMAFVSDGSYGVPEGLVYGFPVTVKNGQVEIVKGLEINAFSRAKMDATAKELDEERQAVKQLGLI, encoded by the coding sequence ATGAAGACCCCCGTTCGCGTGGCCGTCACCGGCGCTGCCGGTCAGATCGGATACAGCCTGCTCTTTCGCATCGCCAGCGGCGCGATGCTGGGCAACGACCAGCCCGTGATCCTCCAGCTGCTGGAGATCACCCCGGCCCTGAAGGCGCTCAACGGCGTCGTCATGGAGCTGAACGACTGTGCCTTCCCCCTGCTGGCCGGCATCGTCACCTCCGACGACCCCATGGTGGCCTTCAAGGATGCCGACTATGCCCTGCTGGTGGGAGCCCTGCCGCGCAAGGCCGGCATGGAGCGCGCCGACCTGCTGAACGCCAACGGCGGCATCTTCAAGCCCCAGGGTAACGCCCTCAGCGAAGTGGCCAGCCGCAACGTGAAGGTGCTGGTGGTGGGCAACCCCGCCAACACGAACGCCTTCATCGCCCTGTCCAATGCCCCCAAGCTCAAGGCCACCCAGTTCCACGCCATGGTGCGCCTGGATCACAACCGCGCGATCTCGCAGCTGGCGGAGAAGACCGGCAAGCCCGTCACCGCCATCAAGAACATGACCATCTGGGGCAACCACAGCGTCACCCAGTTCCCCGACCTCTACCACGCCACCGTGGACGGCAAGAACGCCTACGACCTGGTCAATGACCACGCCTGGTACGATACGAGCTACATCCCCACCGTCGCCAAGCGCGGCGCCGCCATCATCGAGGCCCGCGGCCTCAGCAGCGCCGCCAGCGCCGCCAATGCCGCCATCGACCACATGCGCAGCTGGGCCATGGGCACCCCCGAGGGCGAGTGGACCAGCATGGCCTTCGTCTCCGACGGCAGCTACGGCGTGCCCGAGGGCCTGGTCTACGGCTTCCCCGTCACCGTGAAGAACGGCCAGGTGGAGATCGTGAAGGGCCTGGAGATCAACGCCTTCAGCCGCGCCAAGATGGACGCCACCGCCAAGGAGCTCGACGAGGAGCGCCAGGCCGTCAAGCAGCTGGGCCTCATCTAG
- a CDS encoding PilZ domain-containing protein encodes MTMEQDKRRYPRLSTTGGEYGVRFRTKDADILDANLANLSAGGCGLEVQLHEAAHLDVGDAIEFLVLDHPDLPFVPLTATILRMLGKVAGKTTGYVLIGVEFQDITPFVRELIAGHVTAELARE; translated from the coding sequence ATGACCATGGAGCAGGACAAGCGGAGGTACCCTCGGCTGAGCACCACCGGCGGCGAGTACGGCGTGCGGTTCAGGACGAAGGACGCCGACATCCTCGACGCGAACCTGGCCAACCTCAGCGCCGGCGGCTGCGGCCTGGAGGTGCAGCTCCACGAGGCGGCCCACCTGGACGTGGGGGACGCCATCGAGTTCCTGGTGCTCGACCATCCCGACCTGCCCTTCGTGCCCCTCACCGCCACCATCCTGCGGATGCTGGGCAAGGTGGCCGGAAAGACCACCGGCTACGTGCTCATCGGGGTCGAGTTCCAGGACATCACCCCCTTCGTCCGGGAGCTCATCGCGGGCCACGTCACCGCCGAACTGGCGCGGGAGTAG